A section of the Elizabethkingia anophelis R26 genome encodes:
- a CDS encoding GNAT family N-acetyltransferase yields the protein METPVWKVKAFEELTTTELYQILLLRAEVFVVEQNCPYQDVDNTDQKALHLWAEMGGKVVAYCRMFDQGIKYPESSIGRVVTHPEYRSHKLGSPLLNLTLETIKNRYANPDIRISAQNYLLKFYGSLGFEPVGESYLEDNIPHTEMLRKHSL from the coding sequence ATGGAAACTCCAGTCTGGAAAGTAAAAGCTTTTGAAGAGCTTACAACAACCGAACTATATCAAATCCTTCTGCTGAGAGCAGAAGTTTTTGTTGTGGAACAAAATTGCCCATACCAGGATGTAGATAACACAGATCAGAAAGCTTTGCATTTGTGGGCAGAAATGGGAGGTAAGGTTGTAGCTTACTGCAGAATGTTTGATCAGGGAATAAAGTATCCTGAAAGCAGCATTGGCAGAGTTGTTACTCATCCGGAATATCGCAGTCATAAGCTGGGAAGCCCCTTGCTAAATCTGACTCTGGAAACTATTAAAAACAGATACGCCAATCCTGATATCAGAATCAGTGCACAAAATTATCTATTAAAGTTCTATGGAAGCCTTGGCTTCGAACCTGTGGGAGAAAGCTATCTTGAAGACAATATTCCCCATACTGAAATGCTAAGAAAGCATTCTTTATAA
- a CDS encoding HmuY family protein: protein MKKLLFTTAIGLLSLASCSSNDRGSEPAPVNPSATVKTQDVKDVDGATVATDKFTLYSLHENKVIASTEQDTDKWDIGFNKTKIIINGGTARKGKGAATIVKGTSFDAIKTAPEDAAFKTDSGNSGDDLAIATGTGKGWYSYDPVKHLITPIAGNIIVIKTGDGKYAKIQITSYYKGAPATISDQAALNDSGYYNFKFALQTDGSKTFSK from the coding sequence ATGAAAAAATTACTTTTTACTACAGCAATCGGATTATTATCACTGGCATCATGTTCCAGTAATGACAGAGGCTCTGAACCTGCACCGGTAAACCCATCAGCAACAGTTAAAACACAAGATGTGAAAGACGTTGATGGTGCTACAGTTGCAACAGATAAATTTACATTATACAGCCTTCATGAAAATAAAGTTATTGCTTCTACAGAACAGGACACAGATAAGTGGGATATAGGTTTTAATAAAACAAAAATTATTATTAACGGAGGAACCGCAAGAAAAGGAAAAGGAGCTGCGACAATTGTGAAAGGAACTTCTTTTGATGCTATAAAAACGGCACCGGAAGATGCTGCCTTTAAAACAGATAGCGGAAATAGTGGAGACGATCTGGCAATAGCAACGGGAACAGGGAAAGGATGGTATTCTTATGATCCTGTAAAACATCTTATTACCCCAATAGCAGGAAACATTATTGTTATTAAAACAGGAGATGGTAAATATGCCAAAATTCAGATTACGAGTTATTATAAAGGAGCTCCGGCTACAATTTCAGATCAAGCTGCCTTAAATGATTCTGGGTATTACAACTTTAAATTTGCCTTACAGACAGACGGAAGCAAAACTTTTAGCAAATAA
- a CDS encoding alpha/beta fold hydrolase, producing the protein MIFKTKKEKKFTYMEAGEGHPMVLLHGLMGGLSNFDDMSAYFSEKGFKVFVPQLPIYDLPVLNTNLTSISKYVIRFIEEHIKAPVTLVGNSMGGHVGLITALARPDLVKHLVLTGSSGLYERTFGDSFPRKSDKAYIKRKTEEVFFNPEVATDELVDEVFAVVNDRMKGIKTVMLARSAIKHNMQNDLPDIKCPTCIIWGKQDNVTPPEVAEEMHKEIPNSDLFWIDECGHAAMMEKPKEFSDILYNWLKDKI; encoded by the coding sequence ATGATTTTTAAAACAAAAAAAGAGAAGAAATTCACCTATATGGAAGCAGGAGAAGGACATCCCATGGTGCTATTGCACGGATTAATGGGTGGTTTGAGCAATTTCGATGATATGTCGGCTTACTTCTCGGAAAAAGGATTTAAAGTATTCGTTCCTCAACTTCCTATTTATGATTTGCCTGTTTTAAATACAAATCTTACAAGTATCTCTAAATATGTGATCCGTTTTATAGAAGAACATATTAAAGCCCCGGTAACTCTTGTGGGGAATTCTATGGGCGGACATGTAGGACTTATAACAGCACTGGCAAGACCAGATCTTGTTAAACATCTTGTTCTTACAGGAAGTTCAGGATTATATGAGCGTACCTTCGGTGATTCTTTTCCAAGAAAAAGTGATAAAGCTTATATCAAAAGAAAAACAGAAGAAGTATTCTTCAACCCCGAAGTGGCAACGGATGAACTTGTGGACGAAGTTTTTGCGGTAGTGAATGACAGGATGAAAGGTATAAAAACAGTTATGCTTGCCAGAAGTGCCATCAAACACAATATGCAGAATGATCTTCCGGATATTAAATGTCCAACATGTATTATCTGGGGAAAGCAGGATAATGTTACTCCACCTGAAGTAGCAGAGGAAATGCATAAAGAAATACCAAACTCTGATCTTTTCTGGATTGATGAATGTGGGCACGCTGCCATGATGGAAAAGCCAAAAGAGTTTAGTGATATATTGTATAACTGGTTAAAAGACAAAATATAA
- the msrA gene encoding peptide-methionine (S)-S-oxide reductase MsrA — translation MKKVFFLILSLLLVSCQGQEKRKSTVKQNKMENKLAYATIGGGCFWCVESCFNMLKGVDSVISGYSGGHKANPTYEEVCTGDTGHAEVVQIAYDPAVISYKQLMEVFLFLHDPTQLNRQGNDIGTQYRSVVFYNSEEQKKETEEALKESEAKQQWTGKYVTEVVPFEKFWPAEAYHQGYYKENPNQPYCSAVVGPKIQKFKKYFGEKGWLKPEEN, via the coding sequence ATGAAAAAAGTATTTTTCCTTATTCTTAGTTTACTATTAGTTTCCTGTCAGGGGCAGGAGAAGAGGAAGAGCACGGTTAAGCAAAATAAAATGGAAAATAAATTAGCGTATGCAACCATTGGAGGTGGTTGTTTTTGGTGTGTTGAATCATGCTTTAATATGTTAAAAGGGGTAGACTCTGTTATCTCAGGCTATTCCGGCGGGCATAAAGCGAATCCTACCTATGAAGAAGTTTGTACCGGAGACACAGGACATGCTGAGGTTGTACAGATAGCCTATGATCCTGCAGTAATCAGTTACAAGCAACTGATGGAGGTATTCTTATTTCTTCATGATCCGACACAGCTAAACAGACAAGGGAATGATATAGGGACACAGTACAGATCTGTTGTATTTTATAATAGTGAAGAGCAGAAAAAAGAAACAGAAGAGGCTTTAAAAGAATCTGAGGCTAAACAACAATGGACCGGTAAATATGTAACGGAAGTTGTTCCGTTTGAAAAATTCTGGCCGGCAGAAGCTTACCACCAGGGCTATTATAAAGAGAATCCAAATCAGCCTTACTGTAGTGCTGTTGTTGGTCCTAAAATTCAGAAGTTCAAAAAATACTTTGGTGAAAAGGGTTGGTTGAAACCCGAAGAAAACTAA
- a CDS encoding penicillin-binding protein, which yields MVRKGSEYNEKRSKMLFWGYAFVGVALLTFVVFVARIIILQNTNVEEYKDNIINKNYREATLKAARGNLFASDGSILATTVMRYDIYLDFKTMRDTIYKNNAGKLSDSLGAMFGKPASYFRQRLDQQKKAENQYYPLVKGLDFDQYDRIRKFPIFNRGKNKGGFIVDREYRREIATAQIGAGTIGMDRDGAKSGFEGAFSKFLTGTDGTRLEQRINSTQWKPIDFWKVKEPVNGMDVYTTLDLRVQDIAHSALEKQLVEFDADHGSVIVMETETGKVRAMVNLRRTEPGIYVDAYNYAIKDATEPGSIWKTVTLLAAMDDGFVDENTKINIGGIEWTYAGQRITDSHSGGVYDISDIMAQSSNIGAAKVITSHYADNPQILFDHLKKWKLYEKMNIELPGVTRPRVLTPANKKWSKGALASIAFGYGVNVNQLQLTTFYNGVANKGKMVKPLFIDKIMKEGKVVYEAKPEVMVQKMASDKAIEMMTHSLTKAVEKGTAKSIYTPNLKIAGKTGTARFEYWKPGPMKYIASFAGYFPADNPKYTCIVVVNQPDNSRGFYGARVAAPAFKEIAGKIFLKTPLNVNKEMLVNKKVDMSRMIEPTRKVSVDSNKMPNLVGLMGRNVIPQLENLGYRVEYKGAGKVLEQFPAEGTKINGNQKIYLSLQN from the coding sequence ATGGTAAGAAAAGGAAGTGAATACAATGAAAAAAGGAGCAAGATGCTTTTTTGGGGATATGCCTTTGTTGGTGTAGCCCTATTGACTTTTGTTGTATTTGTTGCCCGGATTATCATTCTTCAGAATACAAATGTTGAAGAGTATAAAGACAACATTATTAATAAGAATTATCGGGAAGCAACATTAAAGGCAGCCCGGGGAAATCTTTTCGCCTCGGATGGTTCTATTCTGGCGACAACGGTGATGCGCTATGATATTTATCTTGACTTCAAAACCATGCGCGATACCATTTATAAAAATAACGCAGGTAAATTGTCGGATTCTTTGGGCGCCATGTTTGGTAAGCCCGCTTCTTATTTTAGGCAAAGACTGGATCAGCAGAAAAAAGCCGAAAATCAATATTATCCTTTGGTAAAGGGACTCGATTTCGATCAGTATGACAGAATTCGCAAATTTCCAATCTTTAACAGAGGAAAAAATAAAGGTGGATTTATCGTAGATCGCGAATACCGTAGAGAGATTGCTACCGCTCAGATTGGTGCCGGAACTATAGGGATGGATCGCGACGGAGCAAAATCCGGATTTGAAGGTGCTTTTAGTAAATTCCTTACAGGTACAGACGGAACCCGTTTAGAACAAAGAATTAACTCTACCCAATGGAAACCAATTGACTTCTGGAAGGTAAAAGAACCTGTAAACGGAATGGATGTTTATACAACATTAGACCTTCGTGTACAGGATATTGCGCATTCGGCATTGGAAAAACAATTGGTAGAATTTGATGCGGATCATGGCAGTGTTATCGTAATGGAGACCGAAACAGGTAAGGTGAGAGCGATGGTAAACCTTCGCAGAACAGAACCTGGTATATATGTAGATGCCTATAACTACGCGATAAAAGATGCTACAGAGCCGGGATCTATTTGGAAGACGGTGACATTGCTGGCTGCAATGGATGATGGATTTGTAGATGAGAACACAAAAATAAATATCGGAGGTATAGAGTGGACCTATGCCGGACAAAGGATTACGGATAGCCATTCCGGTGGTGTTTATGACATCAGTGATATTATGGCACAGTCTAGTAATATCGGTGCTGCAAAAGTGATTACTTCTCATTATGCAGATAATCCTCAGATTTTATTTGATCACCTTAAAAAATGGAAGCTGTACGAAAAAATGAACATCGAGCTTCCCGGTGTAACAAGACCTCGAGTTCTTACACCTGCCAATAAAAAATGGTCAAAAGGAGCTTTGGCATCTATTGCCTTCGGATATGGTGTCAATGTAAACCAGTTACAGCTTACAACTTTCTATAATGGTGTTGCCAATAAAGGAAAAATGGTAAAACCTTTATTCATTGATAAAATCATGAAAGAAGGCAAAGTTGTTTATGAGGCTAAGCCTGAAGTAATGGTACAGAAAATGGCTTCTGATAAGGCAATAGAAATGATGACGCATTCTTTGACAAAAGCTGTAGAAAAAGGTACTGCGAAAAGTATCTATACACCGAACCTAAAGATTGCCGGAAAAACAGGAACTGCTCGTTTTGAATACTGGAAGCCGGGACCAATGAAGTATATAGCATCATTTGCAGGGTATTTTCCCGCGGATAACCCTAAATATACATGTATCGTGGTGGTTAATCAGCCGGATAACTCAAGGGGCTTTTATGGAGCTAGAGTGGCGGCCCCTGCTTTTAAAGAAATTGCCGGAAAAATATTCCTTAAAACACCGTTGAATGTGAATAAAGAAATGTTGGTGAACAAGAAGGTGGATATGAGCAGAATGATTGAACCAACACGGAAAGTAAGCGTAGATAGTAACAAGATGCCAAATTTGGTAGGATTAATGGGACGGAATGTAATCCCACAGTTGGAAAATTTAGGTTATCGTGTTGAATATAAAGGTGCAGGGAAAGTATTAGAACAATTTCCTGCAGAAGGAACAAAGATTAACGGGAATCAGAAAATTTATTTAAGTCTTCAGAATTAA
- a CDS encoding PepSY-associated TM helix domain-containing protein yields MKKHHHKKKPGFFKKWSGKLHLWFGLSIGFLIFIISITGALYVFKDEVENYTRKDVIYHNELNIENKQILPIKVMEKLVVEQVKEKYPVHWVNIPIDKKQSYMFFWYEHNPKAWNYFDEFPVYKQAYVNPYTGKVLRVYDEKNGFFNIVKMIHWSFLLKQEWGSYVVGIPVIIFVVMLITGIVLWWPKNKAARKQRFSFKWKNIKSWKRKNYDLHNVLGFYASIFALIFSITGLFYAFFVVQAMIYVVFSGGNTKYPDFTHIKTKAPVEMRTDKTLDKIINTVKEKYPESYGFALDLGHEHMDDHEHANFEVYVKHLSYSYHKNSSLIFDENSGELLHTHDPKDKNFGEKVVGANYDIHVGAILGLPTKIIAFIVSLICASLPVTGFMIWWGRRKKKKT; encoded by the coding sequence ATGAAAAAACATCATCATAAAAAGAAGCCGGGATTCTTCAAAAAATGGTCTGGAAAGTTGCACCTTTGGTTTGGTCTTTCTATTGGCTTTCTCATATTTATTATTTCTATAACCGGAGCTTTATATGTCTTCAAAGATGAGGTTGAAAACTACACCCGAAAAGATGTAATTTACCATAACGAACTGAATATTGAAAACAAGCAGATCCTTCCGATAAAGGTCATGGAAAAGCTCGTGGTAGAGCAGGTGAAAGAAAAATATCCCGTTCACTGGGTAAATATCCCGATAGATAAGAAACAGTCTTACATGTTCTTCTGGTACGAGCACAATCCGAAGGCATGGAACTATTTTGATGAATTTCCTGTTTATAAGCAAGCTTACGTAAATCCCTATACAGGAAAAGTTCTAAGAGTTTATGATGAGAAAAACGGGTTTTTCAATATTGTAAAGATGATCCACTGGAGTTTTCTGCTAAAACAAGAATGGGGCTCTTATGTGGTAGGTATTCCGGTGATTATTTTTGTGGTTATGTTAATTACAGGAATTGTTCTTTGGTGGCCTAAAAATAAAGCAGCGAGAAAACAACGATTTTCTTTTAAATGGAAAAACATTAAAAGCTGGAAAAGGAAGAACTATGACCTTCATAATGTTTTGGGCTTCTATGCCTCTATATTTGCTTTAATCTTCTCTATTACAGGTTTGTTTTATGCGTTTTTCGTTGTTCAGGCAATGATCTATGTCGTTTTCTCCGGAGGGAATACAAAATATCCGGATTTTACACATATTAAGACCAAGGCTCCTGTAGAAATGAGAACAGACAAAACACTGGATAAGATTATTAATACTGTTAAGGAAAAGTATCCTGAGTCTTATGGTTTTGCATTAGACCTTGGCCATGAGCACATGGATGATCATGAACATGCCAACTTTGAAGTTTATGTAAAACATTTATCCTATTCTTATCATAAAAACAGCAGCCTTATTTTCGATGAAAATTCAGGTGAGTTGCTTCATACACATGATCCTAAAGACAAAAACTTTGGAGAGAAGGTTGTGGGGGCTAATTATGATATCCACGTAGGAGCTATACTGGGACTGCCGACTAAGATTATTGCCTTTATTGTGAGTCTGATCTGTGCATCATTACCCGTAACCGGATTTATGATCTGGTGGGGAAGAAGAAAGAAAAAGAAAACTTAA
- a CDS encoding TonB-dependent receptor plug domain-containing protein, with translation MKKAVLFFCLSASIAVGAQQQSEKEKEIEEVVVSGNTFEQKVKEVPIPIKVIDKKQIQQSGSVRLSDILAEQTGLIITPNHGTSLQMQGMTGEYTLILINGEPLVGRTAGTLDLSRITVNNIKRIEIIKGPSSSLYGSDALAGVVNIITETATKDSGSLSLRYGTNTNIDFGGDINIRRDKFSVNLSANRYSSEGYSLNSGADSYGKTVNPFENFTYSTNINFIPNSKWKFGLYARYYYDDQDGKMLSQGQKVDGYSKNKDYNIAPQATWTPNDKVTSRLRLYMSASKNDSKYTFVDNGQLLDETFFRERYVKAENFTDIKWSKKWQTTLGAGIIYQDIEANRYNERKSSNQFYGLGQIAYTPMQGWNIQAGFRYDNNSVFGSQFSPKLATDIQVFKFLSIQASAGRGFKAPDFRQLYLNFTNNLVGYSVLGTQEVGVELAKMIAQGIVKQENVLIDPSKVSELKPESSWAYNLGATLKPAKGVVAKVNIFRNDIDNLIQTVPIARKENGQSVFSYQNFNKVFTQGIETELSVSFLNNFTLAGGYQYLEAKDKDVLDRIKAGQLGGNNDRGNYIILGPGDYYGIPGRSKHTFNAKLFYEDKNGWFFNVRGIYRGEYGFADTDGNGIINNKSEMAPGYFLLNASLGKKIFKNYHISIGSDNITNFKNIQFNPEFAGRLLWVSFKITY, from the coding sequence ATGAAAAAAGCTGTCTTGTTTTTTTGTCTTTCAGCTTCTATAGCTGTGGGGGCCCAACAACAATCTGAGAAAGAAAAGGAGATTGAAGAAGTTGTGGTATCCGGAAATACTTTCGAGCAGAAGGTAAAGGAAGTTCCTATTCCTATAAAGGTTATAGATAAAAAACAGATTCAGCAGTCAGGAAGTGTACGATTAAGTGATATTCTTGCAGAGCAAACGGGTCTTATTATTACTCCAAACCATGGTACAAGCCTGCAAATGCAGGGGATGACCGGTGAATATACACTAATACTTATAAATGGAGAACCTTTGGTCGGAAGGACTGCGGGAACACTGGATCTTTCCAGAATTACCGTAAATAATATTAAGAGAATAGAGATTATAAAGGGACCTAGTTCTTCACTATACGGATCGGATGCTTTAGCCGGAGTGGTTAATATCATTACCGAAACAGCCACCAAAGATTCAGGAAGTTTAAGCTTGCGCTACGGGACCAATACCAACATAGATTTTGGTGGAGACATCAATATCCGAAGAGATAAATTTTCAGTAAACCTGTCTGCCAACCGTTATAGTTCCGAGGGTTACAGCCTTAACTCCGGAGCAGACAGCTATGGGAAAACAGTGAATCCATTTGAAAACTTCACTTATTCCACCAATATCAATTTTATACCTAATAGTAAATGGAAGTTTGGGTTGTATGCAAGATATTATTATGACGATCAGGATGGGAAAATGCTTAGCCAGGGGCAAAAAGTTGATGGTTACTCTAAAAACAAAGACTACAACATTGCCCCACAGGCTACATGGACACCAAATGATAAAGTGACTTCCAGATTAAGGCTTTATATGTCAGCATCTAAAAACGATTCCAAATATACTTTTGTAGATAACGGACAGCTATTGGATGAAACTTTCTTTAGAGAACGCTATGTTAAAGCTGAAAACTTTACAGACATAAAATGGAGCAAAAAATGGCAGACAACTTTAGGTGCAGGTATTATTTATCAGGATATTGAAGCCAACAGATATAATGAGAGAAAATCCTCGAATCAGTTTTATGGATTGGGGCAGATTGCTTATACACCTATGCAGGGTTGGAATATTCAGGCAGGATTCCGTTATGATAACAACAGTGTATTCGGATCTCAGTTTAGTCCAAAGCTGGCAACAGATATACAGGTCTTTAAGTTCTTAAGTATTCAGGCTTCTGCAGGACGTGGATTTAAGGCTCCGGATTTCAGACAACTCTATCTTAACTTCACCAATAACTTAGTAGGTTATTCTGTATTAGGGACACAAGAAGTCGGTGTAGAGCTGGCCAAAATGATAGCTCAGGGAATTGTAAAACAAGAAAATGTACTTATAGATCCTTCAAAAGTTAGTGAGCTAAAACCTGAAAGTTCATGGGCTTATAATTTAGGAGCAACATTAAAACCAGCTAAAGGAGTAGTGGCCAAAGTGAATATATTCCGTAATGATATTGACAATCTTATTCAGACGGTTCCTATTGCCAGAAAAGAAAACGGACAGAGTGTTTTCTCTTATCAGAATTTTAACAAAGTCTTTACTCAGGGGATTGAAACAGAGTTGTCTGTAAGTTTCTTAAACAATTTTACGCTTGCAGGAGGCTATCAATACCTTGAGGCAAAAGATAAGGATGTATTAGACCGTATAAAAGCCGGACAATTAGGTGGGAATAATGATAGAGGAAACTATATCATATTAGGCCCCGGAGATTACTATGGTATTCCGGGAAGAAGTAAACATACATTCAATGCTAAGCTATTTTATGAGGACAAAAATGGTTGGTTCTTCAATGTAAGAGGAATCTATAGAGGCGAATATGGCTTTGCAGACACAGACGGCAACGGAATTATCAATAATAAATCCGAAATGGCACCGGGTTATTTCTTACTCAACGCCTCGTTAGGAAAGAAGATTTTCAAAAACTATCATATCAGCATAGGTTCTGATAATATCACGAATTTCAAAAATATACAATTTAACCCAGAGTTTGCCGGAAGATTACTATGGGTGAGCTTTAAAATAACTTATTAA
- the yihA gene encoding ribosome biogenesis GTP-binding protein YihA/YsxC — protein MLIKSVEFVKSSSKWQECPEANLPEYAFIGRSNVGKSSLINAMMDRKDLAKTSQTPGKTQLINHFLVNETWYLTDLPGYGYAKVSKTLRKSFEKLITNYILNRNNLVNLFVLVDIRHAPQKIDIEFMQWCGESGIPFSIIFTKADKLKPKAIENHVKAYHDELLQFWEELPQSYITSAEKKEGGDAILDFIGETNIILEKNKVKF, from the coding sequence ATGCTGATAAAATCAGTTGAGTTTGTAAAAAGTAGCAGCAAATGGCAGGAATGCCCTGAAGCTAATCTTCCGGAATATGCTTTTATCGGAAGATCCAATGTGGGAAAATCTTCTCTCATTAATGCGATGATGGACAGAAAGGATCTTGCTAAAACCTCACAGACTCCCGGAAAAACACAACTTATCAATCATTTTCTGGTAAATGAAACCTGGTATCTTACTGATTTACCGGGTTATGGATATGCAAAAGTATCGAAGACTCTTCGTAAAAGTTTTGAAAAACTAATCACCAATTATATCCTAAACCGTAATAATCTGGTGAATCTATTTGTGTTGGTAGATATCCGTCATGCTCCTCAGAAAATTGACATCGAATTTATGCAGTGGTGTGGTGAATCCGGAATTCCGTTTTCTATCATATTTACCAAGGCAGATAAGCTAAAGCCTAAAGCAATTGAAAACCATGTAAAGGCATATCATGATGAGCTTTTACAATTCTGGGAAGAACTGCCACAATCTTATATCACTTCTGCTGAGAAAAAAGAAGGTGGAGATGCTATTCTTGATTTCATTGGAGAGACTAATATTATTTTAGAAAAAAATAAGGTGAAGTTTTAA
- a CDS encoding FtsL-like putative cell division protein, which translates to MAKKASTPKQRKRLTFIDVVKGNFLNRDEVKEHYKYFTLVFILMMVMIYSNHLVNQKIEIVNGLKEQSEEYKSRNAYAQSRLIHIKMESELSKEMGKDSLMTLESHPTKLLIKMDSIDGKKRK; encoded by the coding sequence ATGGCTAAAAAAGCTTCAACGCCTAAGCAAAGGAAACGATTAACCTTCATAGATGTTGTGAAGGGGAATTTCCTTAATAGGGATGAAGTAAAAGAACATTATAAATATTTTACACTGGTTTTTATACTGATGATGGTAATGATTTATTCTAACCACCTGGTAAACCAGAAAATAGAAATTGTTAACGGCCTTAAAGAACAAAGTGAAGAATACAAATCCAGAAATGCTTATGCACAGAGCAGACTGATCCATATCAAAATGGAATCAGAGCTTAGCAAAGAAATGGGAAAGGATTCATTAATGACGTTGGAGAGTCATCCGACTAAACTTTTAATAAAAATGGATTCAATTGATGGTAAGAAAAGGAAGTGA
- the mraZ gene encoding division/cell wall cluster transcriptional repressor MraZ: MNNFIGTYECKIDDKGRLKVPASLVKQMENFADQPFVVKRSVFQSCLEVYPMSGWEKLMHKINSLNRFVKKNADFIRMFTAGVKTVEVDNAGRLQISKDLVQYSGLKKDVVVTSAGELFEIWDKETYEQVISTNDVDFAALAEEVMGSINPEDVS, from the coding sequence ATGAATAATTTCATCGGGACATATGAGTGTAAAATTGACGATAAAGGCCGCTTAAAAGTACCTGCGTCGCTGGTGAAGCAAATGGAGAATTTTGCTGACCAGCCGTTTGTTGTTAAGCGATCTGTTTTTCAGTCATGTCTTGAAGTGTATCCGATGAGCGGTTGGGAAAAATTAATGCACAAAATTAATAGTCTTAACCGATTTGTAAAGAAAAACGCAGATTTTATCAGAATGTTTACGGCTGGTGTAAAAACAGTGGAGGTGGATAATGCAGGCAGGTTACAGATTTCTAAAGACTTGGTACAGTATTCAGGTCTTAAGAAAGATGTTGTGGTTACGAGTGCCGGAGAGCTTTTCGAGATTTGGGATAAAGAAACGTATGAGCAGGTAATTTCAACAAATGATGTTGATTTTGCTGCATTAGCGGAAGAAGTAATGGGATCAATAAATCCAGAAGATGTATCATAA
- the rsmH gene encoding 16S rRNA (cytosine(1402)-N(4))-methyltransferase RsmH, with amino-acid sequence MYHNPVLLDESVSGLITNPDGIYVDCTFGGGGHSREILSRLSDKGRLFSFDQDLDALENKINDERFTLVNQNFRFLENSLLMYGVSQVDGVLADLGVSSHQFDEADRGFSIRTDGPLDMRMNTMQGLDAKKVVNEYEEEQLADIFYLYGELRDARKLARELVAARKKGEIKTTEDLKKVFFYIPTHKSNKFFAQIFQAIRIEVNQELEVLKEMLEQSYRVLKPEGRLSVISYHSLEDRLVKRFLKNGMFEGEPERDIYGNYKKSFELLKNKAIVPTEEEIEENSRARSAKLRIGAKV; translated from the coding sequence ATGTATCATAACCCAGTATTATTAGATGAAAGTGTCAGTGGCCTTATTACTAATCCGGACGGAATCTATGTAGATTGCACTTTTGGAGGAGGAGGCCATTCACGAGAGATTCTTTCCAGGCTCTCCGACAAAGGACGATTGTTTTCCTTTGATCAGGATCTGGATGCTCTTGAGAATAAAATAAATGATGAAAGATTTACATTGGTAAATCAAAATTTTCGTTTCCTCGAAAATAGTTTGTTAATGTATGGTGTAAGCCAGGTTGACGGTGTTTTGGCGGATCTTGGTGTTTCTTCTCATCAGTTCGATGAGGCAGACAGAGGATTCTCCATACGGACAGACGGTCCTTTGGATATGAGAATGAATACCATGCAGGGACTGGATGCCAAGAAAGTGGTGAACGAATATGAAGAGGAACAATTGGCAGATATTTTTTATCTCTACGGAGAATTGCGTGACGCCAGAAAGCTTGCAAGAGAATTGGTGGCGGCTCGTAAAAAAGGAGAGATTAAAACAACAGAAGATTTGAAGAAGGTCTTCTTTTATATCCCGACACATAAGAGCAATAAATTTTTTGCTCAGATTTTTCAGGCTATAAGAATAGAGGTGAATCAGGAACTGGAGGTGCTGAAAGAAATGCTGGAACAATCTTACAGAGTTTTAAAGCCTGAAGGAAGACTTTCGGTAATATCTTATCATTCACTGGAAGACAGATTGGTAAAACGTTTCTTGAAAAACGGAATGTTTGAAGGGGAGCCCGAAAGAGATATTTACGGAAATTATAAGAAGTCTTTCGAATTGCTAAAAAATAAAGCAATTGTTCCGACAGAAGAGGAGATTGAGGAAAACTCCCGTGCAAGAAGTGCAAAACTGAGAATAGGAGCTAAGGTTTAA